One Halobaculum sp. CBA1158 DNA segment encodes these proteins:
- a CDS encoding HAMP domain-containing sensor histidine kinase — protein MTQRRSEGEAADRPAEKLASLHAATRRMMRADSRESVADIAATAATDVLGFPLNTVRLYDSSTDRLLPTAVSPGVEDIAGNRRAYERGETIQWEAFDREELLTFQDITTIDDDVPRTGEGSMIVAPLDDHGVLTLGTTRSDDIDRPDEELARVLAANVEAAMDRAEVRATLAERTERLERQNERLDRFAAIVSHDLRNPLNVAEGYVELARETDDVATLDEALDALDRMDDLIDSVLTIAREGRVVDDPESVDLSAVAAQAWSTVDAAEATCSVAEDATVEADRERLRTLLENCFRNAVQHAGDDVTVTVEPLADGGFAVSDDGPGIPPEDRDAVFDRGYTTADDGTGFGLAIVRDIADAHGWTAAVAESDAGGARFEFSPDE, from the coding sequence ATGACCCAGCGTAGATCTGAGGGCGAGGCGGCGGACAGGCCCGCGGAGAAACTGGCGAGCCTACACGCCGCCACCCGGCGGATGATGCGGGCGGACTCGCGCGAGTCGGTCGCCGACATCGCGGCGACGGCCGCGACCGACGTGCTCGGTTTCCCGCTTAACACCGTGCGACTGTACGACTCCTCGACCGATCGGCTCCTCCCGACGGCGGTGTCGCCGGGCGTCGAGGACATCGCGGGCAACCGGCGGGCGTACGAACGGGGGGAGACGATCCAATGGGAGGCGTTCGATCGCGAGGAGCTGCTCACGTTCCAGGACATCACGACGATCGACGACGACGTTCCCCGAACCGGCGAGGGGAGCATGATCGTGGCCCCGCTGGACGACCACGGTGTGTTGACGCTCGGCACGACGCGCTCTGACGACATCGACAGACCGGACGAGGAACTGGCGCGCGTGTTGGCGGCCAACGTCGAGGCGGCGATGGATCGGGCGGAGGTACGCGCGACGCTGGCCGAGCGAACCGAACGGCTCGAGCGTCAGAACGAGCGCCTCGACCGCTTCGCCGCGATCGTGAGCCACGACCTCCGCAACCCGCTCAACGTCGCCGAGGGCTACGTCGAGTTGGCGCGCGAGACCGACGACGTGGCCACTCTCGACGAGGCGCTGGACGCGCTCGATCGGATGGACGACCTCATCGACTCGGTGCTCACGATCGCACGCGAGGGGCGGGTCGTCGACGACCCCGAGTCGGTCGACCTGTCGGCGGTCGCCGCCCAGGCCTGGTCGACCGTCGACGCCGCGGAGGCGACGTGCTCGGTCGCGGAGGACGCGACGGTGGAGGCCGACCGCGAGCGACTCCGAACGCTGTTGGAGAACTGCTTTCGCAACGCGGTCCAGCACGCGGGCGACGACGTGACCGTCACCGTGGAACCGCTGGCAGACGGCGGGTTCGCCGTGAGCGACGACGGCCCGGGGATCCCGCCCGAGGACCGGGACGCTGTGTTCGATCGGGGGTACACTACCGCCGACGACGGCACCGGCTTCGGGCTGGCGATCGTGCGCGACATCGCCGACGCCCACGGCTGGACGGCCGCCGTCGCCGAGAGCGACGCCGGCGGAGCGCGCTTCGAGTTCTCCCCCGACGAGTGA
- a CDS encoding Rieske 2Fe-2S domain-containing protein: MDEQARVTVEADDEATRETVYDTHGEVEAGGVTFRFSVGDADGASDSDGANDPDGASAPDGSEDRTDAPGGDDGNATGDDEGDRLFVAPLEDVPTDSTIRRTAMRPDDRRGVGFILRRDAETDEVFAWRNSCPHKPEVPLDPGRGARVDGGEIVCHEHGARFECGDGLCTWGPCVGEELDPVGVEVRDGDVYLDDERFASVRPR; encoded by the coding sequence ATGGACGAGCAGGCACGGGTGACGGTCGAGGCGGACGACGAGGCGACGCGCGAGACCGTGTACGACACACATGGAGAGGTCGAGGCCGGCGGCGTGACGTTCCGGTTCAGCGTCGGCGACGCGGACGGGGCGAGCGATTCGGATGGGGCGAACGACCCGGACGGAGCGAGCGCCCCCGACGGGAGTGAGGACCGGACCGACGCCCCCGGCGGTGACGACGGGAACGCGACCGGCGACGACGAGGGCGACCGGCTGTTCGTCGCGCCCCTGGAGGACGTGCCGACCGACTCCACGATCCGGCGGACGGCGATGCGGCCGGACGACCGCCGGGGCGTGGGGTTCATCCTCCGGCGCGACGCCGAGACCGACGAGGTGTTCGCGTGGCGCAACTCCTGTCCCCACAAGCCGGAGGTGCCACTAGACCCCGGTCGTGGCGCGCGCGTCGACGGCGGCGAGATCGTCTGTCACGAGCACGGCGCGCGCTTCGAGTGCGGTGACGGCCTGTGCACGTGGGGGCCGTGCGTCGGCGAGGAACTCGACCCCGTGGGCGTCGAGGTCCGCGACGGCGACGTGTACCTCGACGACGAGCGGTTCGCGTCGGTGCGTCCGCGGTAG
- the purH gene encoding bifunctional phosphoribosylaminoimidazolecarboxamide formyltransferase/IMP cyclohydrolase, which produces MKIAGMASNRGRNLRNIADRAPGGAELSVVVTDDPDAPVRSAMEKRGVATAVVERAEGEQREAHEERVIDALAGHDFDIVCLDGYMRVLTDAFLDAAPTTLNVHPSLLPSFAGRNVHERVLEAGVRQTGCTVHVATEEVDGGPIVTQEAVPVYEGDDEADLKERVLYEAEFAAYPRAVKWFAEDRVTVDLDAHEVHVDGDDAGEDGGDGRFPSRRTTSEDRVRTLRYGENPHQDAALYADTTCEEANVVAADQLNEGAKQLSYNNYNDADGALNLVKEFDEPAAAVIKHTNPAGCATADSLAEAYADALATDAKSAFGGIVALNRECDAETAELIVDSFKEVVVAPGYTDDALEVLFEKDNLRVLDVGDEETVTERPEALTEKPIVGGRLVQERDLQAPTADDLEVVTERAPTDDEVETMLFAWRVMKHVKSNGILFATGTETVGVGMGQVSRVDAVELAAMKADRDAEGKSAEGAVMASDAFFPFPDGIEEAADAGVEAVIQPGGSINDDDVIAAANEHGMAMAFTGDRAFRHD; this is translated from the coding sequence ATGAAAATCGCGGGCATGGCGAGCAACCGCGGGCGGAACCTCAGGAACATCGCGGACCGCGCGCCGGGCGGGGCCGAGCTGTCGGTCGTCGTGACCGACGACCCCGACGCGCCGGTGCGCTCGGCGATGGAGAAGCGGGGCGTGGCGACCGCGGTCGTCGAGCGCGCCGAAGGGGAGCAACGCGAGGCCCACGAGGAGCGCGTCATCGACGCGCTGGCGGGCCACGACTTCGACATCGTCTGTCTCGACGGCTACATGCGCGTCCTCACGGACGCCTTCCTCGACGCCGCGCCGACGACGCTGAACGTCCACCCGTCGCTGCTTCCGTCGTTCGCCGGACGCAACGTCCACGAGCGCGTGCTCGAGGCGGGCGTCCGCCAGACGGGCTGTACCGTCCACGTCGCGACCGAAGAGGTCGACGGCGGCCCCATCGTCACCCAGGAGGCGGTCCCGGTGTACGAGGGCGACGACGAGGCCGACCTGAAGGAGCGCGTGCTGTACGAGGCGGAGTTCGCCGCCTACCCCCGTGCCGTGAAGTGGTTCGCCGAGGACCGGGTGACCGTGGATCTGGACGCCCACGAGGTCCACGTCGACGGCGACGACGCCGGTGAAGACGGGGGCGACGGTCGCTTCCCGTCCCGGCGGACGACCAGCGAGGACCGCGTGCGGACGCTTCGGTACGGCGAGAACCCCCACCAGGACGCCGCGCTCTACGCCGACACGACCTGTGAGGAGGCGAACGTCGTCGCGGCCGACCAGCTCAACGAGGGCGCGAAGCAGCTCTCGTACAACAACTACAACGACGCCGACGGCGCGCTGAATCTCGTCAAGGAGTTCGACGAGCCCGCGGCGGCTGTGATCAAACACACCAACCCCGCCGGCTGCGCGACCGCCGACAGCCTCGCGGAGGCGTACGCCGACGCGCTCGCGACGGACGCGAAGTCCGCCTTCGGCGGCATCGTCGCGCTCAACCGCGAGTGCGACGCCGAGACCGCCGAACTGATCGTCGATTCGTTCAAGGAGGTCGTCGTCGCGCCGGGCTACACCGACGACGCCCTGGAGGTGCTGTTCGAGAAGGACAACCTCCGCGTGCTGGACGTGGGTGACGAGGAGACCGTCACGGAGCGGCCGGAGGCGCTCACCGAGAAGCCCATCGTCGGCGGCCGCCTCGTGCAGGAGCGCGATCTTCAAGCGCCAACCGCCGACGACCTGGAGGTCGTCACCGAGCGCGCGCCCACCGACGATGAGGTCGAGACGATGCTGTTCGCGTGGCGCGTGATGAAACACGTGAAGTCGAACGGGATCCTGTTCGCGACCGGCACGGAGACCGTCGGCGTCGGGATGGGACAGGTGAGCCGCGTCGACGCCGTGGAGCTGGCGGCGATGAAGGCCGACCGTGACGCCGAGGGCAAGTCCGCCGAGGGTGCTGTGATGGCCTCGGACGCGTTCTTCCCGTTCCCTGACGGCATCGAGGAGGCCGCCGACGCCGGCGTCGAGGCGGTGATCCAGCCCGGCGGCTCGATCAACGACGACGACGTGATCGCGGCGGCGAACGAGCACGGCATGGCGATGGCCTTCACCGGAGACCGCGCGTTCCGCCACGACTGA
- the purB gene encoding adenylosuccinate lyase, which produces MDIPREDPLAAVSPLDGRYAGRTAPLVPYASEAGLIRARVEVEVEYLLALADEPGVDVALSEEERAALHTVVDDFAAEDARLVKRLETEGAEGYSATNHDVKAVEYFLRTETPERLHPWIHFGLTSEDVNNLAHRLLVAPAVEEVLVSELRDLRNTLVTEAREHRDVPMLARTHGQPATPTTWGKELAVYAARLATAIGRVEDAADSLSGKLAGASGTYAAHRAAYPDVDWRAFSREFVTSLGLEHTPLATQVNPCDDLAALFDALRGVNNVLLDFDLDVWLYVSDRYLGQEAAEGETGSSTMPHKVNPIDFENSEGNLSKANADLTFLADYVTTSRLQRDLSDSTVKRNVGAALAHSLIGYSKTAAGLSKVVPNEQVMREELEATPEVIGEAVQTILRREGDTDAYERVKELTRGRRTTVEDFRDLFDDLDVDESVREELHALTPATYVGYGGDLVDELKDGN; this is translated from the coding sequence ATGGACATCCCCCGCGAGGACCCCCTCGCAGCCGTCTCGCCGCTGGACGGTCGGTACGCTGGTCGGACCGCGCCGCTGGTGCCGTACGCGAGCGAGGCCGGGCTGATCCGCGCCCGCGTCGAGGTCGAGGTCGAGTACCTGCTCGCGCTGGCCGACGAACCGGGGGTCGACGTCGCTCTCTCGGAGGAGGAACGCGCCGCCCTGCACACCGTCGTCGACGACTTCGCGGCAGAGGACGCCCGGCTCGTCAAGCGGCTGGAAACCGAGGGGGCCGAGGGGTACAGCGCCACCAACCACGACGTGAAGGCCGTCGAGTACTTCCTGCGAACCGAGACGCCCGAGCGGCTCCACCCGTGGATCCACTTCGGCCTGACGAGCGAGGACGTCAACAACCTCGCCCATCGCCTGCTCGTCGCGCCCGCGGTCGAGGAGGTGCTCGTGTCGGAGCTTCGCGACCTCCGCAACACGCTCGTCACCGAGGCCCGCGAGCACAGGGACGTCCCGATGCTCGCGCGGACGCACGGACAGCCCGCAACGCCGACGACGTGGGGAAAGGAGTTAGCCGTCTACGCGGCCCGCCTCGCCACCGCGATCGGTCGGGTCGAGGACGCCGCCGACTCCCTCTCCGGGAAGCTCGCCGGCGCGTCCGGCACCTACGCGGCCCACCGCGCGGCCTACCCCGATGTCGACTGGCGTGCGTTCTCCCGGGAGTTCGTGACCTCGCTCGGACTCGAGCACACGCCGTTGGCGACGCAGGTGAACCCCTGCGACGACCTCGCGGCCCTGTTCGACGCACTTCGAGGTGTCAACAACGTCCTGCTCGACTTCGATCTGGACGTGTGGCTGTACGTCTCCGACCGGTATCTCGGGCAGGAGGCCGCCGAGGGCGAGACGGGGTCGTCGACGATGCCGCACAAGGTGAACCCCATCGACTTCGAGAACAGCGAGGGGAACCTCTCGAAGGCGAACGCCGATCTCACCTTCCTCGCTGACTACGTCACCACCTCGCGGCTCCAGCGCGACCTCTCGGACTCCACGGTAAAGCGAAACGTCGGCGCGGCGCTTGCCCACTCGCTGATCGGCTACTCGAAGACGGCCGCCGGGCTCTCGAAGGTCGTTCCCAACGAGCAGGTCATGCGCGAGGAGTTGGAGGCGACACCGGAGGTGATCGGCGAGGCGGTCCAGACGATCCTCCGGCGGGAGGGCGACACCGACGCCTACGAGCGCGTGAAGGAACTCACTCGGGGCAGGCGAACCACCGTCGAGGACTTCCGCGACCTGTTCGACGACCTCGACGTGGACGAGTCCGTCCGCGAGGAGCTTCACGCGCTGACGCCGGCGACGTACGTCGGCTACGGCGGCGATCTCGTGGACGAACTGAAGGACGGGAACTGA
- a CDS encoding MarR family transcriptional regulator encodes MSASDAEADLSEVEYDGLELVRETGGIHQSDFWKELDVSSRKGSRIAEKLEDLELIEREEAVYNGHNTYLLLPTAKDLDFSLMMAGDMLSPFIGEEEIDPNSDAFTQWLMNLAYEEY; translated from the coding sequence ATGAGCGCCTCCGACGCCGAAGCCGACCTCTCCGAGGTCGAGTACGACGGGCTCGAACTCGTTCGCGAGACCGGCGGCATCCACCAGTCCGACTTCTGGAAGGAACTGGACGTCTCCTCGCGCAAGGGGAGCCGGATCGCCGAGAAGCTCGAGGACCTCGAGCTCATCGAGCGCGAGGAGGCGGTGTACAACGGGCACAACACCTATCTCCTGTTGCCGACGGCCAAGGACCTCGACTTCTCGCTGATGATGGCCGGCGACATGCTCTCGCCGTTCATCGGCGAGGAGGAGATCGACCCCAACTCCGACGCGTTCACGCAGTGGCTGATGAACCTCGCGTACGAGGAGTACTGA